Proteins encoded in a region of the Populus nigra chromosome 3, ddPopNigr1.1, whole genome shotgun sequence genome:
- the LOC133688968 gene encoding uncharacterized protein LOC133688968, with amino-acid sequence MAGGGSRRDEGSLVINSTNVFAALETLRKKKKSDKERVGSKSGKGGSKSGKEQQSKEPDPEVFWAPAKLTAKSWADVDDEDDDDYYATTAPPPSVWGSSDQQQSEEKSAHVEESESEEDILDEGDDDVEEEHDHEPEAVHPEPVAKKTPEVPLPPKETERQLSKKERKKKELAELEALLADFGVAQKDSNGQDESLDAAQEKKDGETHEEGDKKENVAGESKNAKKKKKKDKSAKEPQDQPTNSEANNRPEEAAGAEHAEEDASAVDMKERLKRMASAKKKKSSKEMDGGAKAAAQEAAARSARLAAAKKKEKNHYNQQPVR; translated from the exons ATGGCGGGTGGAGGAAGCAGGAGAGATGAGGGATCGTTGGTGATTAACAGCACGAACGTGTTTGCTGCGCTTGAGAcattgaggaagaagaagaaatctgaTAAGGAGCGTGTAGGTTCGAAGAGTGGGAAAGGGGGTTCTAAGAGTGGGAAAGAGCAGCAATCGAAGGAGCCTGATCCGGAAGTTTTTTGGGCCCCGGCAAAACTTACTGCTAAATCTTGGGCTGATGTTGACGACGAAGATGACGATGATTATTATGCTACGACGGCACCGCCTCCATCTGTTTGGGGGTCCTCGGACCAGCAGCAGAGTGAGGAGAAATCTGCCCATGTAGAG GAAAGTGAGAGTGAAGAAGATATTTTGGATGAAGGTGATGATGATGTAGAGGAAGAACATGACCATGAACCAGAGGCAGTACACCCTGAGCCAGTGGCGAAGAAGACCCCTGAAGTTCCTCTGCCACCCAAGGAGACAGAAAGACAACTTTctaagaaggaaagaaagaagaaggaactTGCAGAGCTTGAGGCCCTTCTTGCGGATTTTGGAGTTGCTCAGAAAGATAGCAATGGCCAAGATGAGTCACTTG ATGCTGCACAGGAGAAGAAAGATGGGGAGACTCATGAAGAGGGAGATAAGAAGGAAAATGTCGCTGGAGAGTCCAAAAAcgccaagaagaagaaaaagaaggacaAGTCAGCAAAGGAGCCCCAAGATCAGCCCACCAATTCAGAAGCCAATAACAGGCCAGAAGAAGCTGCTGGAGCGGAGCATGCGGAGGAGGATGCTTCTGCTGTTGACATGAAAGAACGACTAAAGAGGATGGCAtctgcaaagaagaagaagtctaGTAAAGAGATGGATGGGGGTGCCAAAGCTGCTGCTCAAGAGGCTGCTGCAAGAAGTGCAAGGCTAGCTGCAgccaagaagaaagagaagaatcaTTACAACCAGCAGCCAGTGCGGTAA